From the Hevea brasiliensis isolate MT/VB/25A 57/8 chromosome 15, ASM3005281v1, whole genome shotgun sequence genome, one window contains:
- the LOC131174062 gene encoding vegetative cell wall protein gp1-like, whose translation MWSSHKPKLSGLRHSVKSKMGIPFSLPTNPNPSPSPPLPQSPPPQTPPLPQSPPPQSPPPPPSQIPPLIPPTPLSPQSEPQNETPIPDSHSPEPAPEPVPTQTKTQGKTKKAASKPKKTPVGKRKRVSSVPFDLNSPPQPSSEPVSKRTRSSSQTPAPVTQSPITQSPLHFPAPASSADTIEELD comes from the exons ATGTGGTCTTCCCACAAACCCAAACTCAGTGGACTTCGACATTCTGTCAAATCAAAAATGGGTATTCCATTCTCATTAcccacaaaccctaaccccagccccAGTCCGCCATTACCTCAGTCACCGCCACCACAAACGCCGCCATTACCTCAATCGCCACCACCTCAGTCACCGCCACCACCCCCAAGCCAAATACCACCTCTCATTCCGCCGACTCCCCTCTCGCCGCAATCTGAGCCACAAAATGAAACACCAATTCCCGACTCCCATTCCCCAGAACCAGCGCCTGAACCTGTGCCTACTCAAACGAAAACCCAAGGCAAAACAAAAAAGGCTGCAAGTAAACCTAAGAAAACCCCTGTCGGAAAACGGAAACGAGTATCCTCTGTTCCTTTCGACCTGAATTCTCCACCTCAGCCGTCCTCTGAACCAGTTAGCAAAAGGACCCGGTCTTCCTCACAAACTCCAGCACCAGTGACCCAATCACCAATAACTCAGTCTCCCTTACACTTTCCAGCACCTGCGTCATCTGCAGATACTATAgaggag CTGGACTGA
- the LOC110641314 gene encoding uncharacterized protein LOC110641314, which yields MAKTETEKETPKMKPRPIVRLGIFLISHSFLVSVVCCTAGVLALLLLPVLAKNTYISENALMPGSASSLLSNHDIAEANRLVNELSSLNLERKDAGIESQKILARYMSDLGAEVSYHKFHPPQNHFHPLHFFSSPHSGIIGENFSCSSYGVNTVGIIRSPRGDGKEAIVLVTPYNFGRSDSSETLSLSIAYSVFSLLSRVTWLAKDIIWLIADSQYGEHESVAAWLRDYHTPSFTGLVSLNADACVEGNNLYISKDNSVVQGKISDGFGRAGTMAAALVLKVTDRNGLWDDTLSIYAEASNGQMPNLDLINIVNYLAVHRQGLHVQIQKFWSDLDLKWLEFLGKTFELLGKVARSLNPNWKFGIPASDYIEGTTTLASSLYYQALGIPTGPHGAFRDFQVDAITLEISPRVSSNNKARRNEFLLRGGRLIEGVIRSVNNLLEKFHQSFFLYLLTSPSKFVSVGVYMIAFALLVAPLPLVAASLYADANELDFGMKNDKYTPMDTASNEINITFRSWKWLSAAKEVFVVHIWGVIVLLLPYFICQMRDWSPTTSFVSWVFLAMLSLLILYLILGSPFSHGYSLEKGEWAMLKSVTISAIFIGLLLMSVVNFATAEIGALLMVPMSLMAQPLKPDIRAASLRSFFRVICNLVLGFVAFPPVTFFMLKGIFEGPDCINLGDFWNWLESLWAWNSATYIYIGMVHLPCWVLCIHILLHSC from the exons ATGGCCAAGACTGAAACGGAGAAGGAGACACCCAAGATGAAGCCAAGACCAATCGTGCGTCTCGGGATCTTCCTCATCTCTCACAGCTTCCTTGTTAG TGTCGTTTGTTGTACGGCTGGGGTTTTAGCTCTCTTGCTACTGCCAGTGCTCGCCAAGAACACTTACATCTCCGAAAATGCTCTCATGCCTG GTTCTGCAAGTTCTTTGCTTTCTAATCATGACATTGCGGAGGCAAATAGATTGGTGAATGAATTAAGTAGCTTGAATTTGGAACGCAAGGATGCAGGCAT aGAAAGTCAAAAGATCTTAGCAAGGTATATGTCAGATTTGGGTGCTGAAGTTAGTTATCACAAGTTCCATCCACCACAGAATCATTTTCATCCATTGCATTTCTTCTCTAGCCCTCATTCTGGGATAATAGGAGAGAACTTTAGTTGTTCATCTTATGGTGTCAATACAGTTGGAATAATAAGATCACCTCGTGGTGATGGTAAGGAAGCTATTGTCTTGGTGACACCTTACAATTTTGGAAGGAGTGATTCAAGTGAAACTTTATCATTGAGCATTGCATACTCTGTATTTTCCTTGCTCAGTCGAGTTACATGGCTGGCGAAGGATATTATTTGGCTGATCGCTgattcacagtatggtgaacaTGAGTCTGTTGCTGCTTGGCTAAGAGATTATCACACACCATCATTTACTGGTTTAGTTTCCCTAAATGCTGATGCATGTGTTGAAGGCAATAATCTTTATATATCAAAGGATAATTCTGTTGTGCAAGGAAAGATATCTGATGGTTTTGGACGTGCTGGGACAATGGCTGCTGCCCTGGTTTTAAAGGTTACAGATAGAAATGGTCTTTGGGATGACACTCTTAGTATCTATGctgaggcatccaatgggcagatGCCCAACCTAGACCTCATCAATATTGTGAATTATTTAGCTGTACATAGGCAAGGTTTGCATGTACAGATTCAGAAATTTTGGTCTGATCTTGATTTAAAATGGCTGGAGTTTTTGGGAAAAACATTTGAATTACTAGGGAAAGTGGCCAGAAGTTTAAATCCCAACTGGAAATTTGGTATTCCAGCTTCAGATTATATCGAAGGCACTACTACACTTGCAAGTTCATTGTATTACCAG GCACTAGGTATTCCCACAGGTCCCCATGGTGCTTTCCGTGATTTCCAAGTTGATGCAATTACTTTGGAGATCTCACCCAGAGTTTCTTCTAATAACAAAGCCAGGCGTAATGAGTTTCTTCTGCGAGGTGGAAG GTTGATTGAAGGAGTTATAAGATCAGTAAATAATCTCCTCGAGAAGTTTCACCAGTCATTTTTTCTATATCTCTTAACATCTCCCAGTAAGTTTGTGTCAGTTGGAGTCTACATGATTGCTTTTGCACTCCTTGTAGCTCCACTTCCCCTGGTTGCTGCGTCCCTTTATGCTGATGCTAATGAATTGGATTTTGGCATGAAAAATGACAAATATACTCCTATGGACACTGCATCAAATGAGATAAACATAACTTTCAGGTCATGGAAATGGCTCAGTGCAGCAAAAGAAGTGTTTGTCGTTCATATATGGGGTGTGATAGTTTTGTTGCTTCCATATTTCATTTGTCAAATGCGTGATTGGAGCCCAACAACCAGTTTTGTTTCCTGGGTATTTCTTGCAATGCTTAGCCTCCTAATCTTGTACCTGATCTTAGGTTCACCATTTTCTCATGGCTATTCATTGGAGAAAGGGGAATGGGCTATGTTAAAATCAGTGACCATCTCAGCCATTTTCATTGGTTTGCTGCTCATGTCAGTTGTTAATTTTGCTACAGCAGAAATTGGGGCATTACTAATGGTGCCAATGAGTTTGATGGCTCAACCATTGAAGCCTGACATTAGAGCTGCAAGTTTGAGGAGCTTCTTCAGGGTTATTTGTAACCTGGTTTTGGGTTTTGTTGCATTTCCACCAGTTACATTTTTTATGTTAAAGGGTATATTTGAAGGTCCTGACTGCATTAACCTTGGTGACTTCTGGAATTGGTTGGAGTCTCTTTGGGCTTGGAACAGTGCTACTTACATCTATATAGGTATGGTCCACCTACCGTGTTGGGTGTTATGCATACACATTTTACTTCATTCTTGTTGA